A region from the Terriglobales bacterium genome encodes:
- a CDS encoding MarR family transcriptional regulator: MPLVNALWESVDRVLEPLDITARQGALLVSLQVGEAATTGELARAYGVEMSSVTRMLERMERKGLVRRARSGDDRRKVIVRVTAAGKRKVKEALPLAAKVAQHTWHNVTAEERQTLHRVIDKVLRNLGVQHPLR; encoded by the coding sequence ATGCCGCTGGTGAACGCGCTGTGGGAGTCGGTGGACCGCGTGCTGGAGCCGCTGGACATCACGGCGCGGCAAGGGGCGCTGCTGGTGAGCCTGCAGGTGGGCGAGGCGGCAACGACGGGCGAGCTGGCGCGCGCGTACGGCGTGGAGATGTCGTCGGTCACGCGCATGCTCGAGCGCATGGAGCGCAAGGGGCTCGTGCGGCGGGCGCGCTCCGGCGACGACCGCCGCAAGGTGATCGTGCGCGTGACGGCGGCGGGCAAGCGGAAGGTGAAAGAGGCGCTGCCGCTGGCCGCGAAGGTGGCGCAGCACACGTGGCACAACGTGACGGCGGAGGAGCGCCAGACGCTGCACCGCGTGATCGACAAGGTGCTGCGCAATCTCGGCGTGCAACATCCGCTGCGCTGA
- a CDS encoding DUF5715 family protein, which translates to MRRLALLLLAFAILFELPAPAATKAPATRSAARGKSLQKTTIKKKNRRASARRTKIRVRGRRGRLRRIFIPWSPVKGSRESLLRQNERTEELERIEDDEQLFELTQAGALVELPANDYAAVAGNLPRERRYCRPWTRAFVEDFGRDYYEQFQQPLMVTSAVRTVAVQKKLRRRNRNAADIDGDLASPHLTGATIDIGKRGMTRKQLNWIREYLLEQQNRGVIDVAEEFRQRVFHITVYKDYELTKSVAASEEEAPAPEDGFANPVLTPALATPAAAPAGSPADQPR; encoded by the coding sequence ATGCGCAGACTAGCCCTGTTGCTCCTGGCATTCGCCATCCTCTTCGAGCTGCCCGCGCCGGCGGCGACGAAGGCCCCGGCCACGCGCAGCGCGGCCCGCGGCAAGTCGCTGCAAAAGACCACCATCAAGAAGAAGAACCGCCGCGCGAGCGCGCGCCGCACCAAGATCCGGGTGCGCGGCCGCCGCGGGCGCCTGCGCCGCATCTTCATCCCGTGGTCGCCGGTGAAGGGCTCGCGCGAATCGCTGCTGCGCCAGAACGAGCGCACCGAGGAGCTGGAGCGCATCGAGGACGACGAGCAGCTGTTCGAGCTCACGCAGGCGGGCGCGCTGGTCGAGCTGCCCGCGAACGACTACGCCGCGGTCGCCGGCAACCTGCCGCGCGAGCGCCGCTACTGCCGGCCCTGGACCCGCGCCTTCGTCGAAGACTTCGGCCGCGACTACTACGAGCAGTTCCAGCAGCCGCTGATGGTGACCTCCGCCGTGCGCACCGTCGCGGTGCAGAAGAAGCTGCGCCGCCGCAACCGCAACGCCGCCGACATCGACGGCGACCTCGCCTCGCCCCACCTCACCGGCGCCACCATCGACATCGGCAAGCGCGGCATGACCAGGAAGCAGCTCAACTGGATCCGCGAGTACCTGCTCGAGCAGCAGAACCGCGGCGTCATCGACGTCGCCGAGGAGTTCCGCCAGCGCGTCTTCCACATCACCGTCTACAAGGACTACGAGCTCACCAAGTCCGTCGCCGCCTCCGAAGAGGAAGCGCCCGCTCCGGAAGACGGCTTCGCGAACCCGGTGCTCACGCCCGCGCTCGCCACGCCCGCCGCGGCGCCCGCCGGCTCTCCCGCCGACCAGCCGCGCTAG